The nucleotide sequence GgccaaattaaaatcaaatatttcaaagCCCCTGAGAAACGTTCAGGCTTTCTCTTTCATAAGCAGTATGCCATCTTATAAGaaaaaatgggacacctgggggtgctcagtggatgagtgtctgcctttgtgtCAGGGCGTGATTCTACCCACATCCAGGGATCTGttggggatccagtcctgcatcaggctccctgcagggagcctgcttctccttctgcctgtgtctctgcctctctctctctgtgtctaggGTACTTAATTAATTactagataaaaatcttttaaaaagaaaaaagtctgaacacttctgaaatatgTGGTCcacctttttcttctcatttttccccaaCTTTTTGAAAGACAAGAGTATACATTTCTTCTCCTGAATGCTCTTCTAATTTCTCCCTGCCCTGTCTGCTCAGAACCGGCTTAAGAGACACAAAAGTATTACtctatttgaaggaaaaaaatgacaggtcTTAGCCCTAGAAAACCAACAATTGGCAggttctttcatttgttcatttaacaaatatttattgaacatctacagTCTGCCAAACTGGGAGACGGATATTTTTGTAAAGCAAAATCCTTCTCATCTGGGTCATTAACGTTTCTGATGATCTCTATTTTGGTGTAGAGATCGTGTAATGGTCAGTTCTCCATTCTCCTCTTAGTCCTTCTCTCAGTGGATTTTAGATTTcaccctcttttcttcttcaagaacTCTCTTCTCTAGGCCTCTGAGGCACCATACTCTCCTAGTTTTCTTTCTATCCTCCTGGCCATGCCTTTGCTGTATGATTTGCTGGCTCCTCTTTCTCCTGACAGCTTTTAGAcctttcttcttccccatctACAAGCTCATCCTAAGTGATCCCCTCTAGTCCTGTGGCTCAATATCATCTAGATGTTAATGACTTCCACATCTGTCTCTCCAATTCCTCTCTTCACCCTGAGCTCTAGACCGGGTCATCTCTACAATTGCCCATGTGGTATCTCTACTTGAATATCCAATAGGCATTTTAAGTGGACATCCCATCCCAAAGTTGTTCCTCTCCCAGCCTTTCCCACTTACTAAATTTGCTTGACCAAAAATCTAAACATTAGAGGTTGTGTTCAGCTGCATGTAACAGAATCCAACTTAACCAGAGAGCAGTCATTCTCTTTTCACATAAAGAGAGGACCAGAGGCAGGTAGACCACGGGCCATGCAGTGCCTCCACAGTGACAACCATGTCCCAGCTCCTTCTATCTCTTTCTTCGCTATCCTTGTGGTTGCAAGCTGGCAgcctcacccccagccctgcaTCTACATCCCAATGGGAAGACAAGGAAGGAATCAAGGTGAAAGGCATAGATCCGATATGGAAATAACAAAACATTCCCAGACATTTCCAGGAGACTTCTGCTTATGTCTCATTGTCCAGAACTCTGTTACAACCTCAGtggcaagggaggctgggaaatagTTTCTTAACTGGGCACATTGCTACCGTGCAAAAATTAGGCTTCTAAtatatggaagaaaggaagaatagatATGAGACCAGCAATAGTAGTGACCCTCTACCCTGCACTACTCTTTTCTGACACTTCTTCATCAGTTTACTGGCATGTCCTACCACTCCTACCTCCAACCTACTAAACAAATTGATCTCCATTGCTTGAATCCTGGGCTGAGACACACTGTCGTCTCTTGCTCAGAACACAAGAATGGCCTCCTAACTAATCTCCCTCTTCCACACTGGCCCTCTCTATACCCCTTTCTTTACACAGTAGCAGAGGTAAGTGTTTAAAAGTgtaaatctagggatccctgggtggcgcggtggtttggcgcctgcctttggcccagggcgtgatcctggagacccaggatcgaatcccacgtcggctcccggtacatggagcctgcttctacctctgcctgtgtctctgcctctctctctctctctctgtgtgactatcataaaaaaaaaaaaaaattaaaagtgtaaatctaggggcatctggctgcGTCAGTCAAAAGAGCAAGtgtctcttgatcttgggttgtgagtttgagtgccattgtgggtgtagagattacataaaaataaaaccttaaaagtaataaattcataaaaagaaaaagtatatacatttaatcacaccattttctttctaaaattctcGAAGAGATCTGTCATAGTCTGGTTTCCCCCAAGCACACTGTGAAACAAGGATTTGCACACAAGTCATTCATTTGAGAGTGCAGACACGCGGAGTGGGGTTATGCAGTGAGGCAGTCCATGGAAGGGGTAGCATCAGGCCAGCCTCCCAGGGCAGGTGACTGAATCTCAACTCCAGGGCCAGCACTGGGAAATGGTGTAAAACACTTGCCTCAGAATTAGGGGACCTGTGGGGCAAGGGAAGGCATATTGATACACCAGACTGGCTGCAGCTCTCCTGGCTTGAATACCTATACCTCGTGTACCCCTCTCCTGACCTGTCTCACTGACAAAGCCAGTACTTTCTTCTATATATCAGCCTTTCTCCTTACAGATCTGCACAACTTCTTCCATTTGAAGAAGAATCACAAGAGGGTGGAAGAGCCACTTAATTTTGCTAATAGGATAAAAAGTTCCAAATACACTTGGAGGGTGATAAATGTCTCTTAGAAGTTTGCTAAGCTTTAGTCTCATTTGAAAGTAGCTAAATTTTGTGGTGCTTCCCctttgacagattaaaaaaaatacatatagcatCCTTAATAATAtaggaaaattttaagtatgGCGTATAAGAATTGGActatttaaatcaatttattaaGGTACACATCACCTAACAATACTATTAATTCTATGTATATGACATCTATAAATGGTATTACTCTAACTATAGGTCTGAAGACTATAGACAAACAGGAAGCAAATAACTATGTGTACTTCTGCCCTTAGATTAGCTTACtaattatctttgttttcctttcttcttcagttGTTCTACAAAGTAATCATTACAAGCAACTGTCAGAGCTGCCACCATGACCACGAATTCATTAAAATCCACTTCGTTGTCCTTATTGGCATCCAGGTCCTGCATTACCTTATCAACCAATTGTGGGTCCTTTTGgctctaaaaggaaaaagaaaatttctaactCCCAGGCTTGGAGGTTCATGACAACTGaaattgcattttccttttatttatgctcaagtttttatttgttttagcatCTAAGGACAATTTCCAAGAGCCCATTTGCAGGTAGACTTAAACCAAGCACCAATTCTAAATGAGTCTAGCTTTCTGCCCCAGGGCCATCTAATTCCATCTCAGACCTAAACACTGAGAGCAAACAGCATCTCATCAAAGTGAGCTGCTCATCCTGAAAATGCATTTACACAACTTCGAGGGGCGAGGGCTAGGACACAAGACACAGAACAAAGCATGCTTTAAAGCCAAAAATAGTAGGTTGCTCTACCTTTCACCAACGATGGAACTTTCAGCAAATCACTTAAcatttctgaatttccttttataaaatgggaagaatatcTCCCCACAAAGCTGGAGGATAcatcaatactttaaaaaaaaaaagattttatttatttgagagagacagacaaggagcatgagtggggggaggggcgggaggaagggaagagggaaagggagaagcagacttcttgctgagcagggaggcagacatgggactggatcccaggaccctgagatcagggcccaaactgaaggcagacactgaaccaactgaacaacccaggtgccccacatcaaCACTTGTAAAAGCGCTTGGCACCAGGTTGCTAGgtttagtaaattaaaaatatacaacatcCAGTTAAATGTGAGTTTCAGAcgaaaaatgaataatttaagtaTGTCTCTAATATTGCATGGGGCACACATTATTTTATCTGTCAGGCCTCTTGGCACAACACCTGACACTcaaaaaaaaagaggcacctAATAAAGCATAGATCTTATAAAGATGACTGCATTTTAGGGGTGGAAAGTAAGGCAAAGGACCCATAGAAGAGGTCAGGCTTCAGAAAGGGGGTGGGACAGTGAAGCATTCACCTCTCCTGTGATTGATGGTTgctgagaaaatttttttttaagattttgtttatttactcatgagagacagagagagagagagagagagagaggcagagacacaggcagagggaaaagcaggctcctcacaaggagcccaatgtgggactggttcctgggaccctgggatcatgacctgagctgaaggcagatgctcaacagctgagccacccaggcatcccactgagaaatatttctaaacatcATTCATTCCCTCCAGGAATTCGGGAATTCGCATTGCCCTCTCAATAGGGGCCAACCATTAGAAGGTTGTAAACTTTAATTGATCAAAATCAACTTGGccaaaaacaattataaatttcACTTGAATAAATCAGTGTGCCAAGTTTCACCTGCTGAAccttttattctaaatattatataatcCAGTAGCCAAACTAaatttgggggcagggagaggttcCTAGGGACTCCTAAAATCACTAAAAAGGTACTGTGAAGAACTACCATGTTAAAAGTGTTTACTTCAGGGGCAgtgggctggctcagtccatagagcatgtgactcttgatctgaggtaggagttcaaaccccacgttgggcatagcgATGACttagaagaaacttttttttcttacagttttccTAGAGAGGGTAAAGTAGAAGAGAAAGTGTCGTAATTACAAACACTGGAGTCTTAATGCAAGGTTTGGACAAATAACATCACGCACGGATAGTGCGCTGTAAAGTCCATTCGAGGCAGCTGCACAAACATTGGAGTCAAGGGTTTTCCTCAAAACAGAAGACCCCCCCAAACACTCCACTGTAAGCCTTGACGTGGAGATTTATTGAACTGCTGGCTATTTTGAGATGTGGTCCTCTCTGGTACCCAGCTGGTCACTGGCCAGATACACCCTATCACTTGGAGTCAGCCTGTGCTTGTTGGACAAAGCTAAGTACTTGTCACTCACTAGAAATCTTGCCACCGCAGCATCAGGTACCCTAGGCTTCCCTGCTGGCCCAATACGAAATATTGATTTTACAGACAGGTGGACAAAGCTCCAGGTAGAACTAGTGCCACTAGTTAGAACTATAACTCCTGGAATAACTGGCTGTATCTCTGCTGTGCCAGGATGTTGATCATTGAGGAAAGCCCACATATCATTTACAACCCCAGGAAACCCCAACCACAGGcaacatgaagaaaatgacatGCCTAGGTACAGGCGAGCCTCCAGCGACACAGGGGTTAGGGCGGCCGACTCCCCCACACACAGAGGAAAGTCTGCATATAACTTGGGACTCCCCAGAAAGTTCTGACCCCCAAATACCTAACTGTTAATAGCCTGCCTGCTGTGGAcaggaagccttactgataacacaaACAAGagattaacatgtattttgtactTTATAATGTATTACATACTATAGTCTAATGATAGTGTAAGCTAGgaacgcccaggtggctcagtggtagagcgtgtgcctttggcccaggttgtgaccccggggtcccggatcgagtcccacgtcgggctccctgcatggagccagcttctccctctgcctgtgtctctgcctctgtctgtgggtctctcatgaataaataaataaaaccttaagaaaaacaacaacaataatgcaagctagagaaaaggagacgttatgaagaaaatcataagagaaaatacatttgccaTCCTGCAGTGGAGAAGATGCACATGTAAGAGACCTACGCAGCCCCAACCTGAGCTGTTCAAGGATCAACCGTACACAAAGGCGTCAGCGTTTGCTTGCCCTGGTTGCTGAATTTCAGTACCAGGTGCACTGTTTGTGGCAGGGCCGGGTGTGGGGGGGGGTACCTGGATGTGCACCTGGCCCACCCTCACCCTTGACCCACTGGGGCTGAAAGCCGCCTCTTGCCGAGAGGAATTCCGGGGGCTCCCGCTGCGGCAGCGTCTTCAGTGCTCCCTGTAGAGCTTGAACCTGTCCCCTTCCTTGCGGGAGTCCTGGTGGAAGGTCCCAGTCATGATGCTCACGGGATCTCCAGCCGGGGGCAGGCATGACACAGTCACCGCCCCAGGGACGGGCCAGCACCCTCGGGCCGGAAACAAACACGTGTTCAAAATCAGCCCCAGCAACTGCACCCAAAGAAAACCTGGCCTCCTGGGTTCTCCCACGCCCAGGTGATGCCCGTTCACCCCATAGCCCAGTTAAAACGTTCTGCACATCCAGGGCAGGCTGGAGAGGAGCCCTCTCCTCCCGAACCCCGACTCCCTCCAAATCTAGCAGTTCCAGCCTATTTGCCAGCCAGCTGTCAGACACCAAATACAGAGTGGGACCAAAACGcaggttaaaaaataatactttaaataaaaataaaacctagattaaaaataaatagataatgaaCAAAAGACCCAACTTTGTACCTGTTCAGCCAGGACCCAGCTCTGTCAACAGGTGTCAAAAACTCTACTCATTTATACCTGGGATTCCACGCAGGCACACCTGTTCCCAAGAAGACCAAAATTACCAGCGACGAGAGGTTCAAGTGGAAGTGCctctatgtctgtttttaattATCAGAAGGAACAGGTGTGTGCTGCTGCCCAGAGGGCCCTCAGCATGGGCTGGCACCCACTGTGCACAGATGAGAAGGCGATGGGAGGCCACAAGGAAGCCTTCTGTACCCTCACTCTGGGAATATGAGTGGAAATCGCAGCCAAGTGCTAGGAAGGTGATGACTGGGAAGAATCTAAggatagaagagaaaagaagaaacccTGGTTCAAACCTGCAGGCTTCCTAGCAAGGCCATTAGCAAggtcaagagaaaaaacagagcaGACAAGTTTACTGTAATCCAGTGAAGGGTTGTGCAGTGTTAAAAAAGGGAGGCGGTGTGAAAGGTCTCCAAATGCCAagttaaaaaggaacaaagtgatCCCATCTGTGTAACAgcaaaaaaatcccacaaatatATGTGGGTATATACTTGCATTTTCCCACGGAGTCACCGGAAGGATGCATAAGAAATAGAAGTGGTGACTATCAGGAGCTAGGGGGATAGAGGGTGGTACAGAGTGGCTGGGCTAAGTTTCTCATTTATACATTTCCCActgattttaactttttcagttATAGTATTATCTAGccaaaaaaactgaaatagataAAAAAGCCCAGAGCAGCTGTGTATGCAAGAAACCACATGGAGCAGGGTTCcaagtgagagagaaagtgaacaaagaaaaagaagaagaaaagccagaCATTAGCcactgtgcttttatttttttaagatttatttattttagagagagagagagatcacagggggtaggggcagagggagagggagagagacttaAGCAGGTAGCACGGAGTGGGGAGCCAGAGGCGGGCCTTGATCCCACAAcacagagatcacaacctgggcagAAACCGAGAATTGGGAGGCACtaaactgactgtgccacccaggcacccctgtcttttAAACACAGCCTGTCCTCTCAGGACTGAAAGTCGattatataaaaagtattatttgtatttcctttcaaCAATCCTGTTGGGATGGAGCCTCCATCAGCCTATTCCCCATTGCTCTTACCACGCACGCACTCCACTGAGGCCTCCCTCCAGGTCCCCAGGGATGTTCTCACTAGATACCTAAAGTccaattctcaaaaatatttttaaattagtattttttattaaaggaatAACGCAttgctaaaataatattttcaatacgtaagagtataaaataaaagtaaaattcctTCTCCACCTTTTCCCACCCAGTGCCTCTCCATTAACACTCTCCTGGGTGAGAGGCAGGATCATGATGGCAAGAAGCTCAGACTCCCTGGCCTCAGCTCGCACCACTAACCAGAGGGGTGATCCCAGGCCAGTCACTTGCCACACTGTTTCCCAATCTGTATAAATAAGGTAACAGTTGTACCTACCTAACAGAAAGCATTAAATGAGCTAAAATATGTGCCTCCGTAGTAAATGCTATGTATGTGTCAGCTATTATTACCCTCccagaataaaatacatatgtatacaatTTATATGAGATACATGTTACATATGTGCCCTTAAACACACATAGATACACAATAGTATCAACATGCGGTACaccttgtcttttttatttaatatattttagaaatatttttatatcagcaCATAAATTTAGCCCATTCTACTGCACTGGGTGAATGTACCTACATAtagtcaagaaatatttatcaggCATTTCTGTTATGCCAGGCCCTGTGTAAAGATGACGGAAGAACTTGGTCCTTGGAACAAATCTggttgttatttattatttttttaagtaggcttcaaaCCCAGTGTGGatcctgatgcggggcttgaactcatgactctgagatcaacacctgagccgagatcaaggtcgggtgcttaaccaactgatgccacccaggcatccccttgtTATTTGGGGGAGATTGTGTTAACTAGATAGAATGCAGGGAACACTGGCAGCTATTTTATGTTGGGTGTTCCTATACAGGAAAACCCCTATGGCTTTGTGATCCTACTTCTCTGGGTCTCCTCATTTCCAAATGCGCTCTTTCTTCTACAACACTTAATATTTACTGCACCACCACGCTACcatttctctctattcttctccACCTTGGGCTTCATAATTTTGGTCTCTATTACCAAAATAGAGGTAGCTTCCTTACTTCTCTCACTGCTTTCTGTTCTCCATTCCCATTTCCATTCTGCTATCAGACTAGTTTATGGGAAACGCAAATCAATGCCCTCCCCCCTGGGCATTCAAAAGCCGGACTCTGCCTACAAACTGACCAAAATGCTgtgctctttttcttccttttcttggctCATTCTGGGAATCCTTGTTCTATCTACTCCTTGAAGCTCAGTTCAAATATCTCCTCTTGGAAGTTTTGCAGCACTTTCCCAACTTCCAACCCCCACCTCCTGTAGGTGCCCACCTCTGTACACTGGAGCATGTCtttatcgttttttttttttttttttatcatttcatttagcACACGTTCCTGTAatcagttttggttttgttttgtttttagtctgCCCATATATTCCCCGCTCTCTAGACTTTGAATAAGTCCCTTGATAGATTTgatatctttttcatctttgcattCTATAGAATTTAGCATAAGATCCAATGATATGAGGGAAGTGTTCAGAAATCTTTGCTGCTGGATGGATTAATGAGCCAATGACCCAGGAGAAACTATAAGATCCCACAAGAGTTTAGACTTGTCCAGCTTAATTGTCTAAAGACTTATGTGATTGCCTTTATTTCACACCAAAAATTTTGTTTCatcaaagggagaaacagacaacAGTCATTTCAAAGAACATAGAGTTTGAATTTGGaactaaatattttcagattaaGCTGCTGAAGTTATAAACGCACTCGAATGGGTAAACTCTTACAGAGTATGTATGTCAGCAGTGTATCTAAATCAAATTCGATCACAATTTATCTGGAGAATTCAACCGGCAGGCAAAATTTAAtagaatagatatttaaaattgcaatGTTATAATATGATTAGAGAGATGAGAATGTACTCTCTACGTTCTTGGCTCTTGGggatctgtttgtttattttaaagattttacttgtttattcatgagagacagagagagaaagagaggcagagacacaggcagagggagaagcaggctcccccatggACTGGATCTCACACcctcggatcacaccctgaactgaaggcaaacgctcaaccgctgagccacccagacctcctAAGCTCTTGGGGTTTAGAAACAAGGTGGTTTCTACTTGATTAGCGCTTGGCTTTAGCCTAGCTAGATGTTTCTGTTGGTACATGCTGCCTCTTAGTGTCAGACTGCATGACTACATCTAGAAGCCCTCTAAATTCCCAGAATGTGCTTGAGATTGGCCCATCCAGGGCTTATCTGGGATGTAAAccagccccagcctctgccctgcagGAGCCTTTCAGAAAAACAATGTCAAAGCCTTAATAGGACCCTTTCAGGCTAGGAACACCAATTTACAAGTGACGTGAAATCCCAGGGTGGGCACGGAAGACACATCTCTTTATAGCATAGAAAGGTTGTCCGGTCATACTTTACAAGTTCTATTATTACAGTTTGACTTTTCAGTTTCTGGCATGAGTCATAACCCTTAGGGCTAAAACGTACAACTGTGCACTGAAAATAGTGTgcaaagaatgagagaaatagaaattttagattGAGAGAGTTCATAAGTAAGGGctattttagagggaaaaaagtaCAAATCCACAGGTAGGAGGCAAAAAAGAGTAGAGCTGTGTAAAGTGGGGCCTTGGCCCTGGAgcctgaaagaaaggaaatatattaaaaaatcggCCATCATATTAATTGGGAATGACCAACACCCTTAGGGTGCTGAGCAAAGTTGCCTCCTTAGGAAGTttccagtttttgtctttttatgtaaCCTTATTCAAACGCTCTGTCATTTTTATAACAATGACATGGACGAATTTACAATTATGTGGAGTAAGATGGAGGGATTACAAGAGGTATAAGGAAACATTTGGGGGTAAGGGATATGCTCATTgtcttgattatggtgatggtgtatacatatatcagaACTCATCaaagtatacatttaaaatatgtgtggtttattttatgtcaaatataactcaataaagctATTCAAAGAAAGTTTCCTGGAATCACATAACTAGATTATAGCATGCTGAGGTTCAAATCCATGTTTttctgacaaaaaataaaattatgcagctattttattttattttattttatgcagcctttttaaagtagaattagatagggtacctgggtggttaaTTCgattaagcggctgccttcagctcaggtcatgatctcagggtcctgggatccagccccttgttgggctccctgctcaatggggaccctgcttctctctccctctgcccttcccccctcttgtgtgtgtgttcactctctcaaaagaacaaataaaatctgtaaaaagaaaaaaaagtagaattagaaAGACTAcagaagggaaatttttttttcagcaaaataaTTGACAATAGCAAAATGGTAACCATACATGTGCTGTAATGGGGAAAGAAACCTGTGTACatttagagaaggaaaatacaaatagttttaatagttatttaatgAATTAtggatagttttttaaatttttcaatgctactattaaattgtattttcagaggtacctgagtggctcagtcggttaagtgacccTTGATGTCAGCTCAtaccatgatctcaggatcatgagatccatCCCtcagggctccaggctgggcatggaacctccttaagattctctccctctgcctctcccccctctaaaaaaaaaacaaaacatattttcaattaaaacatCAATTGTAAT is from Canis lupus familiaris isolate Mischka breed German Shepherd chromosome 3, alternate assembly UU_Cfam_GSD_1.0, whole genome shotgun sequence and encodes:
- the S100Z gene encoding LOW QUALITY PROTEIN: protein S100-Z (The sequence of the model RefSeq protein was modified relative to this genomic sequence to represent the inferred CDS: inserted 1 base in 1 codon), translated to MALLSQLPVARNCGGGMEGFQVSGLCISKTGCWPVPGAVTVSCLPPAGDPVSIMTGTFHQDSRKEGDRFKLXQGALKTLPQREPPEFLSSQKDPQLVDKVMQDLDANKDNEVDFNEFVVMVAALTVACNDYFVEQLKKKGKQR